The genomic window ACCACGTCGGTGGAGGTCCGGGCGGGATCGGTGCGTGTCGTGCCGCTGGCTGAAGGGAGGACGGGAGAAGAGGTGAGGGTAGGTCCGGGGGAAAGGGTCGAGGTGGCGGAGGAGGTGGACGAACGGGGGCGCATAGGGATCACGGCGACGAAGGGCAGGGCTACGGTCGGGGGCCTTCCCTCCCTGACGTTCGTGCACGAGCCCCTGTCTCCAGACCTCATCGCCCGCTTGTTTCCTCACCTGGAGACCGAGGGGGGGGCCGTACAGGGGAGTGTGGTGCAACGGGAGGGGCGGGCGATCCAGTCGGTCTCGCTCGATGCCGCCCAGGAGTCGCGGATGCTCACCGCTTCGGACCAGGTGGACATCGAGGCCGGCCTCCTCGAGGCGAGGAGGCAGCGTGCCTGGGGCGGGGCCCTCTTCCTCTCCGGGATGTTCTTCACCGGTCTGGGGGTGTTCGTGGGGTACGGAGAGGACGTGGCCTCGCCCTACTGGCCGTATCAGGACAGACCCGACCTCGCCCTCTCCCTCTTCAGTGTCGGGGGGGTGGCGATCGTCTCGGGGATCGTCTCGTACATCGCAGGCAGTTCCGTGTCCTATTGAGCAGGGGCCCGAGCGGAGAGGGCCTCCAGGGCTTCCTCCTGTGAGAGCGGCGTCTCTTCTATGACCTTCTTCTGCCGGATGGCCCACCGGTCCCCGAGAAAGACGAGTTCGAGTATCTCCTCGATCCTGGAGGGACTGCTCGTTGCCGGGGTGCCGGTTTCGGGGTCTCCTGGTTCCAGTGTCCACCTGAGATAGGCGGCCTCGACGGTGGCCTGTTCCGATGTCTCCTGGAGGGTGGAGAGCCTCAGGTCGGCCACGCCGTAGAGAACCGTGCCCTCGGGGAGGGGGGGCATCCCTTCCTCCACCCACTGCTCCGGGCTCACGAGGGGGAGCGTGCGTTCCACTGCGGTGCGGACCCGTACGATCACGAAGAGGTGGGTGAGTTCCCGGTATACCGGGTCGTCGTCCGAGATGAGGCAGTCCCGGAGGGTCTCCGGGTCGATGCGGTTGATGCTCTCGTAGTAGAGGCGGGCCACCTCCAGTGGGTCGAGGCCGATGGTGGCGGGTGGGCGGTTCGCGTTCTGTATCGTGGAGATCAGCACGAGGAGGATGAGGCCAAGTACAGCGGCTCCCCCACCGAGGATGGCCCCGTACCTCCTGAAGAAGCGGTGCACTCGGAAGGCTCGGTGGATGCGGGCCTCTTCGAGCGGGTCGAACGAGACGGTGCCCACTGTAGTTGCGGGGGGGGCGGGCATCGGCAGGAGGAGTCTGTCGGGTCCTTCGAGGGCCTGATGGACCCACTGGATGAAAGGCCGCGCCGTCTCTCCCGCGGGACTGATGCGGGGGAATCGCTTCCTGGTCCGTCGGAAGAGGCGTTCTTCCCGGGTGCCGCTGCCGAAGGGGGACCTTCCGGTGATGCAGAGGTAGGAGAGGAAGGCGAGGGTATATGACCAGGAGGTGTCCTCGATCTCCTCCTGGAGCGGGTGGTCGGCAGCGGGAGGCCGGTGTTCCCTCATGAGCTGGAGGAGGTCGTCGTTGAGTACGAGGATGCCTTCGTCGAGGAGGACGATGGCCTCGAGTGCTGCTGGGGGAAGGGGGAAGTCGTGCGCGCGGAGGGTCTCCAGTGCTTCTCCCGCCTGGTGGAGGAGTGGGAGGTGGGAGGGGGAAGGATGGTCGGCGATCTCCTTGAGGGAGGCGATGGGCCGGGCGGCTCTGAAGACGAGGTATCCCTGTCCTTCCTCCATCCTCAGGCCTTCGCAGGTCATGGGGTAGACGGCGTTCCCGATCACGAGTCTGCACGTTCTGTCGGCGAGGGTGTACTGTTTGGCGACCGCCGGTGTGTAGTCGACGATGCCGGTGGGAATGGCGAGCTTCTCCTCTCCTTCGATGGTGGTGAGGTGGGGTGTGTTCCTATTCGTAGTCGCGTTCACCGAACACCTCCGCGGTAAAACCAAAGAGTTGGGCGTCTGGGGATTTCCAGGCATCGGGGGGAAGTCCTGCCTTGAGGCAGGTGTGGGCGAGGAAGGTCTCCCTGTCCCACCCCTGTTCGACCGGGACCTGGGGGAGGAGGAGGCCTGAGTGCCAGCCTTTGCGGATGAGGAGCCCGTGGGTCCCTACTTCTACTTCCTCGGGGGCTATGGGGAAGAGGGAGGAGAGGATCGAGATTTCTATGTCGAGGAGGGGAACCTCCGGTCCGGTGACGGGTGGGAACCGTGGGTCGCGGAAGGCGCTCTCGTAGGCCATCTCCTGCACGACTTCCCACAGGGGACGGTCTGCGAGGATGTGGCCGATGCACCCGCGGAGTGCGCCCCGTTTGTGGAGGGTCACGAAGGCCCCTCCCGGCTCGAGGAGCCGTGGGGGTGGTTCGGGGAGACGGGGGGTGCGGCCTTCGGTGGCGGCGGTGATGACCTCGCGGGCCGCGGAGAGGAGGGTCTTTCGTTCCTCGTCAGTGTGTCTCATGGTCGTTTCCTCCTGTGACGAGGAATGAGGCGTACTCCACCGTGTGGCCGTCCTCGGGAGGGCTCGTCTCCCTGCCCAGCAGGTGGAAGGAGAGGGGGAGTTCGAGGGCTTCGGCGAGCATGAGCAGGGGCCAGATGAGGAGGAGGGGCTTTTCCGGGTTGTGCTGGGTGCGGATGCGGGAGAGGAGGGTGTGGGATGGGGTGGAGAGGAGGGTGTGGATGAGTTCTTCCGCACGCCGTGCGTTGTCCTTGCGGGGGGCGAAGGGGGTGAGGTTGGTGCTCACCACGAAGAGGGTGTGCTCCCATTCGGCGGCGTAGATGAGGTAGAGGGCGCGGGCGAGGGTCTCGACGAGGGTGAAGAGGGGGGCACCGACGAGTACGGGGAGGATGGGGGCGTGGGGGAGGATGCTCCGCAGGAAGGGGAAGACGACCTCCAGACAGTGTTCCTCCATGTGGGAGAGGTCGTCCACCGCAAAGGCGGTGCTGGAGGCGAGGGCCTCCTGGGTGGCAGGGAGGTCGAGGCTGAGAGGGCCGAGAGGGGTGGCGAAGAGGGTGGAGGCGGGGAGGAAGAGGGAGGGGAACGGCTCGCGGTGGGTGGGGCCCCAGAGGACCACGCGACGGAAGTGTTCGCGCCAGGGGACTACGTGCGCGAATGCGGTTCCCAGGAGGCCGCCCACGTAGTCCCAGGTGGCGTGGGGCACGATGAGGGCGAAGGGGCGGGGCGGGGGGCTCTCGGGGGAAGGGCGGGAGAGGAGGGCATCGAGGCGTGCCTCGAGTGCGTCGGCGGCGTCAGGGTAGAAGATGCCTTCGACGATGGGCTCTCTCACGAGTTCCTCGGTCTGGGTGAGGGCGTTGCGTCCTTGGTCCATCCCATTCCCCTTCACTGTATAGAACCCCCTCTGCTGTAAAGTAAAGAAAAAGAGGGGAAAGAATCAAGTTGAGGGAGGCTCCTCCTGAGCTTCTTCCCTCTGGAGGAGGGAAGAGATGCGCGCCGGATCCCTGCGTACGGTGATGTTTTTCTCCCGGGTGGGGATGACGGTTCCCAGGGTGCCGTGCTTGGCCCTCCTGAGGTACTTCACGTGGGTACAGTAGAGGTCGACCACCTCTTCGTGTTTCGCCTTGCTGAAGTGGATGGCGAGCTGGGCCGCATCGAGGATCACGGGATGGGGGATCTCTTTCCCTTTCTGAGACCGTATGATCACGTGACCGCCCGGCCAGTCGCGCACGTGGAGCCACAGGTCGTTGCCCCGTGCATGGTGCCGCAGCACCTCGTCGCTTTCTTTCGCGTTACGGCCCACGATGATGAGGAACCCTTGGGAGAGGACGTGGAGGCCGGGTACCTCGGTGTCCTTCTCCCGTACCCGCGCCTCTTTCTGGAAGGTGCGGGAGAGGGCCTCGAGAGCCTCTTCTCCCATGGAGGGGATCTGTTCGAGAAGGCGCTCGTGGTGGGTGAGGTCCCTGGAGACCTCCTCCATGCGCGCGGCGAGGTTCTGCTCCTGCTGGAGGAGCCTGCGGTGCTCGCGATAGTAGCGCTCGGCGTTCTCCTGAGGGCCGAGGGCGGGATCAAGGGGGATCCTCACCGTGCCGCCTCGGAAGTAGTCCTCCA from Spirochaeta thermophila DSM 6192 includes these protein-coding regions:
- the amrB gene encoding AmmeMemoRadiSam system protein B, with amino-acid sequence MDQGRNALTQTEELVREPIVEGIFYPDAADALEARLDALLSRPSPESPPPRPFALIVPHATWDYVGGLLGTAFAHVVPWREHFRRVVLWGPTHREPFPSLFLPASTLFATPLGPLSLDLPATQEALASSTAFAVDDLSHMEEHCLEVVFPFLRSILPHAPILPVLVGAPLFTLVETLARALYLIYAAEWEHTLFVVSTNLTPFAPRKDNARRAEELIHTLLSTPSHTLLSRIRTQHNPEKPLLLIWPLLMLAEALELPLSFHLLGRETSPPEDGHTVEYASFLVTGGNDHETH
- the amrA gene encoding AmmeMemoRadiSam system protein A, whose product is MRHTDEERKTLLSAAREVITAATEGRTPRLPEPPPRLLEPGGAFVTLHKRGALRGCIGHILADRPLWEVVQEMAYESAFRDPRFPPVTGPEVPLLDIEISILSSLFPIAPEEVEVGTHGLLIRKGWHSGLLLPQVPVEQGWDRETFLAHTCLKAGLPPDAWKSPDAQLFGFTAEVFGERDYE